ACTTGTTGTAGGGCTCGTAGCAAAGTTCCTTTTTTACTATCGTTAACGCTAGCGTTGTATTTATGAATGACATTTTAGCTATAGAGTTATCGTTAGGATATTATATCATTCCCctgcatttattttgtaacgtaATGATCATAGGAATTGTATGAAATTGCATAGGGTTCggtattctaaaattttaaaattttagcgtTTTTCTATAACTGAGcattttaatatagaatatttacctaatttaaaaatattaaaatttatttcaggCGAAATTTGATGTGGGTGCGATATATAGTGTTACAAATGCCGATCGTTCAAGCGTTGATTTATGTTGTGTTGCTGGCTCTATGGGCAGAGGACATGGTGAGTTGTATAAAACTCTGACTTGTTACTAAACCATATACTTGTACATTTATTATGGGCTAATGTTTTAAACACCAACtgattagaatataatatatgcttttttctttaatatcataATGCATTATTTCAATAGCATTTTGATAAACTATAAGCACATTGACACCTAGTCGTTTTGCTGAataggttttgttttatttttattaaaagatagatgtaaatgtttttctacaaaaaatatataaaaactcgtGAAATAAAGTAGTTGTTATCATAATGGCCCATAACTTTTAGGATCTAagaaatagtataatattttacataactgtaaaACGTGTTGAATTTCCAGATGTTATACCACCGTTATTTCGCGTACCTGCAGCCGTTTGTCGCAGCGTCGATACTGACTGGCGTGTGGGGAATGATCATGTGCGTACGCCTTCTGGAATCTGCAGGCTATAAACCAAAAGCTAGGTTTCTGGTGCTGCAGTTAGCGCTAATCATCGTGAAGGTCCAATGTGGATTTGCTAAAGTATTGCCGGAGTTTATAAACATACGGTGTATTACGTCTTTGCATCCCTCCGTTTTTGTTAATAGTAAGTATTGTTTCTGTCCTATCTAAAGACACAATAGGTGTTAGGGACCATCTGCTCCTAACCATTATGAGTTGAAAATAGAGGGGAAAAAGGTGTCGGAAGGAGAAGGAAGTCGTGGCTATACAATGGACGGGATGGGAATAAAAACTATTGAAGAACTATTCCGATTAGCCATGGTCTAGGAGAGGTTAATGAGGAGAGGAACTCGCTGCCAATCTTTAGTAAGAGAGAGGCACTTCAAGAAGAAAAATTGTTTATGGAgatgaaacattatttacagCTAGAGATGTGCTTGTGGGTTCATTTGATGCCctccatattataatattagacagagtgattgaattataatttaattaattaaatgtgtgTAGCAGTATTAAAGGTAGTCAGTTTTCAAGAAGTCGGAGAATCGATTTCTACACACGTTTTAAAAtggtttattcttttttataattatttttcctttgacaacctaatatattttgaaatgtgatAGGTTCATAGtatgtatcataataataaaatacatacctaTTTATAGATATCATATATCTAGAATTCTGAAACGACAGCgcgaaataattatattttctctttttatttcAGTGATTCAATATAGTATTATGATGCTAGAGATGCTACTTTTATCGATATGGGCTTGGCGCTTGTACAGAGTACCACCAGGAAAGGATGTAGACAAAGTGCCTCGAGTCATGGTGGCTGTGTTAGACGACAGTGTCAAGTCAAATGAAGTGAGAACACCGTCCAGTGTCGAAAATAAATCATACAATGGAAGAAGCGAATGAAAATTGAATGTTTTCTTCGTTGTTATTGATTGAAGTCAATTACTGTCGAATATTAATAGAAGTTAATGGAGGAATACAtgacaaaatgtaaatattataaaagtagtttCAAATCTAcctaaataaacaatgttttatctTAGGTGATA
This genomic stretch from Manduca sexta isolate Smith_Timp_Sample1 chromosome 21, JHU_Msex_v1.0, whole genome shotgun sequence harbors:
- the LOC119189984 gene encoding organic solute transporter subunit alpha-like, with translation MIAMYHLFCLMVSECGGADRVVRRAPDTRLETRVLPCCCWPCCVIPRPKLQKRNLMWVRYIVLQMPIVQALIYVVLLALWAEDMMLYHRYFAYLQPFVAASILTGVWGMIMCVRLLESAGYKPKARFLVLQLALIIVKVQCGFAKVLPEFINIRCITSLHPSVFVNMIQYSIMMLEMLLLSIWAWRLYRVPPGKDVDKVPRVMVAVLDDSVKSNEVRTPSSVENKSYNGRSE